The segment ACGCCTTTATACATGGATGAAGGAACTGCGCGAGGTGGTACTCATGCGCCCTGACCACCTGTCGTGCTACGGACTGACCCTTGAGCCAGGCACTCCCCTCGAAGAACTCTCCCACAAAGTTGATATGGAGATGGCCCCGGACGACGACATGGCCAAGATGTTCCTCTATGGGGCAGAATTCCTGGAAAGCGAAGGCTACCTGCAGTACGAGATTTCCAACTTCGCGCGCATGGGCTACACCAGCCGCCACAATCAGGGCTACTGGGAAGGCAAGAATTATCTGGGTCTAGGACCAGCGGCCGTATCAACCATCAAGCACAGCCGCTGGGAAAACCCACATGATCTGAACGACTACGCCAAGGCCGTGGACAGCGGCAAGTTGGGCAGAAACCGTGAGGAGCTCGACCTGCGCACCCGCGTCAGGGAAATGGTCATGCTGCGGCTGCGCACCTCCAAGGGACTCAATCTGGCGTCCTACCAGAAGCTCGCCGGAGTCTCGTTCACCAAGGAGTTCGGCCCACTGGTTCGGGCTCTGCGTCAGAACGAGCTGATTCGCATCACTGGTGGATACATTCGGTTGTCCAAAGCCGGAATGCTGGTTTCGGATACCATCCTCGCCAACCTGTTCAGTGATGAACCCAGCGCTCCACATCCACTCCCCAGCCCCTAAAATCCAAAAAAAATCCCATGGATGTTTTTCCCGGGGATTGCGCCTTTTCCGCCATTTCTGAATATCCACCCGCCCCCGTCAGTAAACAAATTACGCACGGGACCCTAAACTTTTCCCTCCCCGACGCCGAAGAGAAATTACACACGGCGCAATCCTCAAACGCAGCACGGAAGCTGTAGAACCATTCTATGGAGGGAAACCACACATGTCTCTGGTCATCAACAACAACTTGATGGCGGCAAATGCCGCGCGGAACTTGAGCCAATCTTTTGGCGCACTTGGAACATCCGTTCGTCGTCTTTCTTCCGGTCTTCGGATCGGTACCGCCTCTGACGATGCGGCCGGTCTGGCCATTCGAGAGCTGATGCGTTCGGATATCGCAGCCCTGAACCAGGGTGTGCGAAATGCCAACGATGCCATCTCGATGATTCAGACCGCCGACGGCGCGCTCCAGGTCATCGATGAAAAGCTCATCCGCATGAAGGAACTGGCAGAACAGGGTGCCACGGGTACTTACAACTCCGACCAGCGTCTGATCATCGACTCCGAGTATCAGGCCATGGCTTCGGAAATCACTCGTATCGCCAACGCCACGGACTTCAACGGCATTTACCTGTTGAACGGTAACCTGTCATCCGACACTCACACCGGTTCTGGCCTTGTTTCTACCGGTAAGATGAAGGTCCACTTCGGTACCGCCAACGACAGCTCCGAGGACTACTACTACATCAGGATCGACACTTCCACGGCTTCGGCTCTGGGTGTTGGCAACCAGGCGACGTCCACGTCTGCCGGTTTCACGATCTCGACTCAGTCCGCGGCGCAGAACGCACTGGACGGCATCAAGAATGCCATCGTGTCCAAGGATAAGATCCGAGCCAACCTCGGCGCTCTCCAGAACCGTCTGGAGAACACCATCTCCAACCTGCAGATCCAGTCTGAGAACCTGCAGGCGGCCGAATCCCGCATCTCCGATGTGGACGTGGCCATCGAGATGACCGAGTTTGTGCGTCAGCAGATCAAGTCCTCGGCCGCAGTGTCCATGCTCGCCCAGGCCAACTCGCTGCCTCGTATGGCCATGCAGCTCTTGGGCGGTTAATACGGCAGGCCCCGTG is part of the Desulfovibrio ferrophilus genome and harbors:
- the hemW gene encoding radical SAM family heme chaperone HemW; amino-acid sequence: MLLYVHVPFCRRKCTYCAFHSVIPKAGDMERYAGLLRKEAEHWGRALKRPTVTSVYLGGGTPSLLELPMLASVVSAIRRNFALKPDLEFTMEANPDSIMDMSYLYAMREMGINRLSIGVQSLHDNYLKTLGRPHTADQARGVVRLARDCGFTNISVDLIWGLPKQRLYTWMKELREVVLMRPDHLSCYGLTLEPGTPLEELSHKVDMEMAPDDDMAKMFLYGAEFLESEGYLQYEISNFARMGYTSRHNQGYWEGKNYLGLGPAAVSTIKHSRWENPHDLNDYAKAVDSGKLGRNREELDLRTRVREMVMLRLRTSKGLNLASYQKLAGVSFTKEFGPLVRALRQNELIRITGGYIRLSKAGMLVSDTILANLFSDEPSAPHPLPSP
- a CDS encoding flagellin, coding for MSLVINNNLMAANAARNLSQSFGALGTSVRRLSSGLRIGTASDDAAGLAIRELMRSDIAALNQGVRNANDAISMIQTADGALQVIDEKLIRMKELAEQGATGTYNSDQRLIIDSEYQAMASEITRIANATDFNGIYLLNGNLSSDTHTGSGLVSTGKMKVHFGTANDSSEDYYYIRIDTSTASALGVGNQATSTSAGFTISTQSAAQNALDGIKNAIVSKDKIRANLGALQNRLENTISNLQIQSENLQAAESRISDVDVAIEMTEFVRQQIKSSAAVSMLAQANSLPRMAMQLLGG